The nucleotide window GTGTTCGCGCTGATCTATGCGGGCTATCTCGACCGGCGGCTGCCAGGTACGTCGATCGGGCGCGGTCTCCTGTTCGGCTTCATCGTGTTCATCGTGGCGCAGCTGGTCTTCGCACCGCTCACGGGAAGCGGGGTATTTTCGGGTGGGGACATCGTGCTGCTCGCCGGCGGACTGTTGGGGCACCTCGTGTACGGGGTCGTGGTCGCCTACATCTACGGCGACGCCGGGAAACATCCAGTGTCCGGTGGCGCGTAGGCGCGGGACAAGAGCACTACTCGCAGGACTGCCTTCTCTCGGGGGTCGGATCGATGGACGGATTGACGGTGTTTCGGCGCATCGCGCTCGCCGCTGGTGTTGCCGCAGGAATTGGAACGGTGCTCGACGCAGCCTCTCTGTCTGCCGCGTCGACACGGGCGCGGGAGGCGGCCACGCTTGTGGTCGCGGCTCGGGCAGATACGGGAGCGGACGGCGCACAGGTGACGCCGCACATGATCGACGCGGGACGCACCATCTTTCACGGGCAGGGCGGCTGCTTCGCCTGCCACGGCCTCAACATGCAGGGATCCGCCATCGCTCCGCCGCTCGACAAGAAAGGCAAACCCTGGCTTGCCGCCACGGGAGGCACGTACGCCGAGATCCTGCGCGTCATCACCCGCGGAGTGCCCAATACCGCCATGTTGGCGCGCCCGAATGGAATCAATGATGATGCCGCGAAGAACGTGGCCGCGTACGTCTGGGCCGTGAA belongs to Gemmatimonadaceae bacterium and includes:
- a CDS encoding DUF6789 family protein gives rise to the protein MDTKRAAAAGTIATAAMTALLLVEPSIGLPKIAIGEILSSTMSAISSRTAVGPSVGWLVDLAVGIVFALIYAGYLDRRLPGTSIGRGLLFGFIVFIVAQLVFAPLTGSGVFSGGDIVLLAGGLLGHLVYGVVVAYIYGDAGKHPVSGGA
- a CDS encoding cytochrome c, producing MDGLTVFRRIALAAGVAAGIGTVLDAASLSAASTRAREAATLVVAARADTGADGAQVTPHMIDAGRTIFHGQGGCFACHGLNMQGSAIAPPLDKKGKPWLAATGGTYAEILRVITRGVPNTAMLARPNGINDDAAKNVAAYVWAVNHGTAKP